One Octopus sinensis unplaced genomic scaffold, ASM634580v1 Contig16895, whole genome shotgun sequence genomic window carries:
- the LOC115230953 gene encoding uncharacterized protein LOC115230953: MGYEKITDNGQWRAFERHKEIQACQIPYSISSSSIEVIFANIGYVIITRWQLKPASTGNYETFPLHTEIIFRNLEFISWYFIKFVIVVLDDDEQEKNGEGDDTGDGGGDGDDNYVEDYEDDNDDD; this comes from the exons ATGGGCTACGAGAAAATAACTGACAATGGTCAATGGCGTGCATTTGAACGCCATAAAGAAATACAGGCGTGTCAGATACCATACAGCATAAGTTCTTCGTCTATTGAAGTTATCTTCGCTAATATTGGATACGTCATAATTACCAGATGGCAATTAAAACCAGCTTCAACTGGGAATTATGAAACATTCCCTCTACATACAGAAATAATCTTCAGAAATTTAGAATTTATTTCATGGTATTTCATA aagTTCGTCATTgttgttcttgatgatgatgagcaggagaaGAACGGCGAGGGTGATgacactggtgatggtggtggcgatggtgatgacaatTATGTTGAAGactatgaagatgataatgatgatgattga